The following proteins come from a genomic window of Sulfitobacter indolifex:
- a CDS encoding VOC family protein: protein MPIKYLHTMVRVKDLDASIAFYKLLGLIERRRIDNEGGRFTLVFLCPPDQADGHADVELTYNWDGDDALPSDSRHFGHLAYTVENIYETCQMLQDNGVTINRPPRDGRMAFVRSPDNISVELLQEGDALPAQEPWASMENIGHW, encoded by the coding sequence ATGCCCATCAAATACCTGCACACAATGGTGCGCGTGAAAGACCTCGACGCCTCTATCGCATTTTACAAACTTCTGGGCCTTATTGAGCGGCGGCGCATCGACAATGAGGGTGGCCGCTTCACGCTGGTCTTTCTCTGCCCACCGGATCAGGCCGATGGCCATGCGGATGTTGAACTGACCTACAACTGGGACGGCGACGATGCGTTGCCAAGCGACAGCCGCCACTTCGGCCATCTCGCCTATACGGTCGAGAATATCTATGAGACCTGCCAGATGTTGCAGGATAATGGGGTGACCATCAACCGGCCACCGCGTGACGGGCGTATGGCCTTTGTCCGCTCGCCCGACAATATCTCGGTCGAGCTGCTGCAAGAGGGCGACGCCCTTCCCGCACAGGAGCCTTGGGCCAGTATGGAGAACATCGGCCATTGGTAA